Proteins found in one Luteimonas chenhongjianii genomic segment:
- the rpsI gene encoding 30S ribosomal protein S9 — MAITQNYGTGRRKSSVARVFLRKGSGKITVNDRPLDEFFGRETARMIVRQPLELTQNTETFDILVTTTGGGTTGQAGAIRLGIARALVEYDETLKIELRKAGFMTRDAREVERKKVGLHKARRATQFSKR; from the coding sequence ATGGCAATTACCCAGAATTACGGCACCGGCCGTCGCAAGTCCTCCGTCGCCCGCGTGTTCCTCCGCAAGGGCAGCGGCAAGATCACCGTCAATGATCGTCCGCTCGACGAGTTCTTCGGCCGTGAGACCGCGCGCATGATCGTGCGCCAGCCGCTCGAGCTGACCCAGAACACCGAAACGTTCGACATCCTGGTGACCACCACCGGTGGCGGCACGACCGGCCAGGCTGGTGCGATCCGTCTCGGCATCGCGCGCGCGCTGGTCGAGTACGACGAGACGCTGAAGATCGAGCTGCGCAAGGCGGGCTTCATGACCCGTGACGCACGCGAAGTCGAGCGCAAGAAGGTCGGCCTGCACAAGGCACGTCGCGCCACGCAGTTCTCGAAGCGCTGA
- a CDS encoding sulfite exporter TauE/SafE family protein: protein MELGDQFLFFVMIGLAAQLVDGALGMAFGLVASSVLLSLGLPPAAVSASVHTAEVFTTGASGLSHLAMRNIDRRLFLRLALPGMVGGGIGAYVLTQLPGEALRPFIYAYLLVLSILILLRAAGRLVPKGEVRRVPVLGFFAGLLDASGGGGWGPVATSTLLARGGAARTTIGTVNAAEFLVTLSISVTFFLTIGLQHLDVILGLLVGGVAAAPLAALFVKRVRERWVLLAVGTLVMAISLYQIGRALLAA from the coding sequence ATGGAACTTGGCGACCAATTCCTGTTCTTCGTGATGATCGGGCTGGCCGCGCAGCTGGTCGACGGCGCGCTCGGCATGGCGTTCGGCCTGGTGGCCTCGTCGGTGCTGCTCAGCCTGGGACTGCCGCCAGCGGCGGTCAGCGCCAGCGTGCACACCGCCGAGGTGTTCACGACCGGGGCTTCGGGCCTGTCGCACCTGGCGATGCGCAATATCGACCGGCGCCTGTTCCTGCGTCTGGCCCTGCCCGGCATGGTCGGCGGCGGCATCGGCGCCTATGTTTTGACGCAGCTGCCGGGCGAGGCGCTGCGCCCCTTCATCTATGCCTACCTGCTGGTCCTGTCGATCCTGATCCTGCTGCGCGCGGCCGGACGCCTGGTGCCGAAGGGCGAGGTGCGGCGGGTTCCCGTGCTGGGCTTCTTCGCCGGCCTGCTCGATGCCAGTGGCGGGGGCGGATGGGGCCCGGTAGCCACCTCCACCCTGCTGGCCCGCGGCGGCGCAGCCCGCACGACGATCGGTACGGTCAACGCCGCCGAATTCCTGGTCACGCTGTCCATCTCGGTGACGTTCTTCCTGACCATCGGTCTCCAGCACCTGGACGTGATCCTGGGTCTGCTGGTGGGCGGCGTCGCCGCGGCGCCGCTGGCTGCGCTGTTCGTCAAGCGGGTGCGCGAGCGCTGGGTCCTGCTGGCGGTCGGCACGCTGGTAATGGCGATCAGCCTCTACCAGATCGGCCGCGCCCTACTCGCCGCCTGA
- a CDS encoding fumarylacetoacetate hydrolase family protein codes for MKLGSLKEGGRDGTLIVVSRDLASAVRATGIAATLQQALDDWSNAAPRLNALYESLNAGDADGVFDLDVARMAAPLPRAYEFVDGSAYLPHVERVRRARGAEVPASFYTDPLMYQATGAGFYGPRDTVKVVSEEYGIDLEAEIVVITDDVPMAVTPEQAAAHIQLVGLVNDVSLRNLIPGELAKGFGFLQSKPRSALSPVFVTPDELGDAWRDNKLHLPLLTHVNGEWFGAPEAGVDMQFDFSQLVAHAAKTRPLSAGTIVGSGTIANEDTSKGASCFAEKRTVETLEHGAAKTPFMAFGDTVRIEMLDAQGRSIFGAIEQVIERQAPPA; via the coding sequence ATGAAGCTGGGTTCTTTGAAGGAAGGGGGGCGTGACGGCACCCTGATCGTCGTCTCGCGCGACCTCGCCAGCGCCGTTCGCGCGACCGGTATCGCGGCGACGCTGCAGCAGGCCCTCGACGACTGGTCGAATGCCGCGCCGCGACTCAATGCCCTCTACGAGTCGCTCAATGCCGGCGACGCCGACGGCGTGTTCGACCTCGATGTGGCGCGCATGGCGGCGCCGCTGCCCCGCGCCTACGAGTTCGTCGACGGCAGCGCGTACCTGCCGCATGTCGAGCGCGTGCGCCGCGCCCGCGGCGCCGAGGTGCCGGCGAGTTTCTACACCGATCCGTTGATGTACCAGGCCACCGGCGCCGGTTTCTACGGGCCGCGGGACACGGTCAAGGTGGTCAGCGAGGAATATGGCATCGATCTCGAGGCCGAGATCGTCGTGATCACCGACGACGTGCCGATGGCGGTCACGCCGGAACAGGCCGCTGCCCACATCCAGCTCGTCGGTCTGGTCAACGACGTCAGCCTGCGCAACCTGATTCCGGGCGAGCTCGCCAAGGGCTTCGGCTTCCTGCAGTCCAAGCCGCGTTCGGCGCTGAGCCCGGTATTCGTGACGCCGGACGAGCTCGGCGATGCCTGGCGCGACAACAAGCTGCACCTGCCGCTGCTGACCCACGTCAATGGCGAATGGTTCGGCGCGCCCGAGGCGGGCGTCGACATGCAGTTCGATTTCTCGCAGCTCGTCGCGCATGCCGCGAAGACCCGGCCCCTCAGCGCGGGCACGATCGTCGGTTCGGGCACGATCGCCAATGAGGACACCTCCAAGGGGGCGTCTTGCTTTGCCGAGAAGCGCACCGTCGAGACGCTCGAGCACGGCGCGGCAAAAACACCGTTCATGGCTTTCGGCGACACCGTGCGGATCGAGATGCTCGACGCCCAGGGCCGCAGCATCTTCGGCGCGATCGAGCAGGTGATCGAGCGCCAGGCGCCGCCGGCGTAA
- a CDS encoding GNAT family N-acetyltransferase: MRPGHFASRGDLPDADLRSASVMDADDVAALLSEMGYPCSEREARERIRLITANDRQALVVARSGGRVCGLIGLDFMYYLPLGSTTCRITALVVTSDAQGQGLGRQLLKEAERRARFAGAARLELVSGSQRADAHAFYKACGFSDGTVRFIKRLGDA; this comes from the coding sequence ATGCGCCCCGGCCATTTCGCATCCCGCGGCGACCTGCCCGATGCCGATCTGCGCAGCGCATCGGTGATGGATGCCGACGACGTGGCTGCACTGCTGTCGGAAATGGGCTATCCCTGCAGCGAACGCGAGGCGCGCGAGCGCATCCGGCTGATCACCGCGAACGACCGCCAGGCGCTGGTCGTCGCGCGCAGCGGAGGCCGGGTCTGCGGGCTGATCGGCCTGGATTTCATGTACTACCTGCCGCTCGGCTCGACCACCTGTCGCATCACCGCCCTCGTCGTCACCAGCGATGCGCAGGGCCAGGGCCTGGGGCGGCAGCTGCTGAAGGAGGCCGAGCGCCGTGCGCGCTTCGCCGGCGCGGCACGGCTTGAGCTGGTCAGCGGATCGCAGCGCGCGGATGCGCACGCGTTCTACAAGGCCTGCGGTTTTTCCGACGGCACCGTGCGCTTCATCAAGCGGCTCGGCGACGCCTGA
- the coq7 gene encoding 2-polyprenyl-3-methyl-6-methoxy-1,4-benzoquinone monooxygenase, which yields MAFLQPRFNPIDRMLVETQRALDTVFGNPPASRPNPAADTPDVVLDESERRHAAGLMRINHVGEVCAQGLYFGQAAVAREPETRAHLLEAAQEETDHLAWCAQRLRELDSRPSLLNPLWYGGSYALGVVAGLRGDGWNLGFVVETERQVEAHLDDHLQTLPEADRRSRDILQQMKADEARHAEQAEQAGARVLPWPVPSLMAAASSLMKAVAYRV from the coding sequence ATGGCCTTCCTCCAACCCCGCTTCAACCCGATCGACCGGATGCTGGTCGAGACCCAGCGCGCGCTCGATACCGTGTTCGGCAATCCGCCGGCGAGCCGCCCCAACCCCGCTGCCGACACACCCGATGTCGTCCTCGACGAGTCCGAGCGCAGGCATGCCGCCGGACTGATGCGGATCAACCATGTCGGCGAAGTCTGCGCACAGGGACTGTACTTCGGCCAGGCCGCGGTCGCCCGCGAGCCGGAAACCCGCGCCCACCTGCTCGAGGCAGCACAGGAAGAGACCGACCATCTCGCGTGGTGCGCGCAGCGGCTGCGCGAACTCGACAGCCGTCCCAGCCTGCTCAACCCCCTGTGGTACGGCGGCAGTTACGCGCTCGGCGTCGTCGCCGGCCTCCGCGGCGACGGCTGGAACCTCGGATTCGTGGTGGAGACCGAACGCCAGGTCGAGGCGCATCTCGACGATCACCTGCAGACGCTGCCCGAAGCGGACCGCCGCAGCCGCGACATCCTCCAGCAGATGAAGGCCGATGAAGCCCGCCATGCCGAGCAGGCCGAACAGGCGGGCGCGCGCGTGCTCCCATGGCCGGTCCCGTCGCTGATGGCCGCTGCGTCGAGTCTGATGAAGGCCGTCGCCTACAGGGTGTGA
- a CDS encoding YdcH family protein, whose translation MFEAQSQTELEEIMKGNVEFRQLYYRHKELDQKVLNAELGVLPVDETTLSQMKREKLAAKDRLTQMYDHMQKH comes from the coding sequence ATGTTCGAAGCGCAATCGCAGACCGAACTCGAAGAGATCATGAAAGGAAACGTCGAGTTCAGGCAGCTCTACTACCGGCACAAGGAACTCGACCAGAAGGTGCTGAACGCGGAGCTCGGCGTGCTGCCGGTCGATGAAACCACGCTGTCGCAGATGAAGCGCGAGAAGCTCGCCGCGAAGGATCGCCTGACCCAGATGTACGACCATATGCAGAAACACTAG
- the speD gene encoding adenosylmethionine decarboxylase, giving the protein MVKPLPRLKLQGFNNLTKALSFNIYDVCYAASEDERQRYIAYIDEVYNADRLTQILTDVAEIIGANILNVARQDYEPQGASVTILISEEPVIDKAQAKGVISDAVVAHLDKSHITVHTYPETHPDNGIATFRADIDVATCGVISPLKALNYLIESLESDIVVMDYRVRGFTRDIKGKKHYIDHKINSIQDYLAKNIKSRYDALDVNVYQENIFHTKMHLKEFDLDQYLFEEKARNLSFKERMKIEARLRREIEELYHGRNLVD; this is encoded by the coding sequence GTGGTCAAACCGCTCCCGCGTCTGAAGCTCCAGGGCTTCAACAACCTGACCAAGGCCCTGTCGTTCAACATCTACGATGTCTGCTATGCGGCGTCGGAAGACGAGCGCCAGCGTTACATCGCCTACATCGACGAAGTCTACAACGCCGACCGGCTGACCCAGATCCTGACGGATGTGGCCGAGATCATCGGCGCGAACATCCTCAATGTCGCGCGTCAGGACTACGAGCCGCAGGGCGCGTCGGTGACCATCCTCATTTCCGAGGAGCCGGTGATCGACAAGGCGCAGGCCAAGGGCGTCATCTCCGACGCGGTCGTCGCGCACCTCGACAAGTCCCACATCACGGTGCACACCTATCCGGAAACGCATCCGGACAACGGCATCGCGACGTTCCGCGCCGACATCGACGTCGCCACCTGCGGCGTGATCTCGCCGCTGAAGGCGTTGAACTACCTGATCGAGAGCCTCGAGTCCGACATCGTGGTGATGGACTACCGCGTGCGTGGCTTCACCCGCGACATCAAGGGCAAGAAGCACTACATCGACCACAAGATCAACTCGATCCAGGACTACCTGGCCAAGAACATCAAGTCGCGCTACGACGCGCTCGACGTGAACGTCTACCAGGAGAACATCTTCCACACGAAGATGCATCTGAAGGAGTTCGACCTTGACCAGTACCTGTTCGAGGAAAAGGCGCGCAACCTGTCGTTCAAGGAGCGCATGAAGATCGAGGCGCGTCTGCGCCGGGAGATCGAAGAGCTCTATCACGGTCGCAATCTGGTCGACTGA
- the maiA gene encoding maleylacetoacetate isomerase has protein sequence MSAALTLHTYWRSSAAWRVRIALHLKGLAYESVPVHLVREGGEQRTPEFTRRNPQQLVPTLQHGDAVLTQSLAIIEYLDETFPEVPLLPGNPLSRARARALAQLVACDIHPLGNLRVLQYLEHTLQLPSDARTRWIARWVGDGLAAFEALLVAHGAGEFCVGSTPSLADCALVPQLYNARRFGVDLEPYPTIRRIEAACVALPAFAAAAPERQADAPPA, from the coding sequence ATGTCTGCCGCGCTGACGCTGCATACCTACTGGCGCTCCAGCGCGGCCTGGCGCGTGCGCATCGCCCTGCATCTCAAGGGGCTCGCCTATGAGAGTGTGCCGGTGCATCTGGTGCGAGAGGGTGGGGAGCAGCGCACGCCCGAGTTCACTCGGCGAAACCCGCAGCAGCTGGTGCCGACGCTGCAGCACGGTGATGCGGTTCTGACCCAGTCGCTGGCGATCATCGAATATCTCGACGAGACCTTTCCGGAAGTGCCGCTGTTGCCGGGGAATCCGCTGTCCCGCGCACGCGCGCGCGCGCTCGCCCAGCTGGTCGCCTGTGATATCCATCCGCTCGGCAACCTGCGTGTGCTGCAGTACCTCGAGCACACGCTGCAGCTTCCTTCGGATGCACGCACGCGCTGGATCGCACGCTGGGTCGGCGATGGCCTTGCCGCGTTCGAGGCCCTGCTCGTGGCGCACGGCGCTGGAGAGTTCTGCGTCGGAAGCACGCCATCGCTGGCCGATTGCGCGCTGGTGCCGCAGCTCTACAACGCACGCCGGTTCGGAGTGGATCTCGAGCCGTATCCGACAATCCGCCGCATCGAAGCGGCCTGCGTCGCCCTGCCGGCTTTCGCGGCCGCAGCGCCCGAGCGGCAGGCGGACGCGCCGCCTGCCTGA
- a CDS encoding pyridoxal-phosphate dependent enzyme, with protein MPIADSVLDLIADTPIVRARRLDAGPCELYFKLESQNPGGSIKDRIGLRMIEAAEARGDIAPGATLVEGTAGNTGIGLALVAQQKGYKLILVVPDKMSREKIFNLKAMGAEVVLTRSDVAKGHPEYYQDLAERIARETPGAYFINQFGNPDNPAAHEHGTGPEILRQMAEVGGLDAIVFGCGSSGTMTGLSRCFAKDAPDVELVLADPVGSILAEYINDGVLNDKSGSWMVEGIGEDFLPGISDFSRVKQAYAISDQESFLAARELLRTEGILGGSSTGTLLAAALKYCRAQTTPKKVLVFVCDTGNKYLSKLYNDYWMLDNGFLERETHGDLRDLILRPYSQRDTVVLAPTDLLVTAYQRMKLYEISQLPVMEGDRIVGILDESDVLLHVYGDEARFREPVASAMVSKLDFLDVKSPVEALLPVFDRGQVAIVTEGEEFLGLITRIDLLNYLRRRVQ; from the coding sequence ATGCCGATCGCCGACTCCGTCCTCGACCTGATCGCCGACACGCCCATCGTGCGTGCGCGCCGCCTCGACGCGGGCCCCTGCGAACTCTATTTCAAGCTCGAGAGCCAGAATCCGGGTGGGTCCATCAAGGACCGCATCGGCCTGCGCATGATCGAGGCCGCCGAAGCACGCGGCGACATCGCCCCCGGCGCGACCCTGGTGGAGGGCACGGCCGGCAATACCGGTATCGGCCTGGCGCTGGTGGCCCAGCAGAAGGGCTACAAATTGATCCTCGTCGTGCCCGACAAGATGAGCCGCGAGAAGATCTTCAATCTCAAGGCGATGGGTGCGGAGGTCGTGCTGACCCGCTCCGACGTCGCCAAGGGGCACCCCGAGTACTACCAGGACCTCGCCGAGCGCATCGCGCGCGAGACCCCGGGCGCCTACTTCATCAACCAGTTCGGCAATCCCGACAACCCGGCCGCGCACGAGCACGGGACCGGCCCGGAGATCCTGCGGCAGATGGCCGAGGTGGGCGGGCTGGATGCGATCGTCTTCGGCTGCGGCAGCTCGGGCACGATGACCGGCCTGTCGCGCTGCTTCGCCAAGGATGCGCCGGACGTGGAGCTGGTGCTGGCCGACCCGGTCGGCTCGATCCTCGCCGAATACATCAATGACGGCGTGCTCAACGACAAGTCGGGCAGCTGGATGGTCGAGGGCATCGGCGAGGACTTCCTGCCGGGCATCTCCGACTTCTCGCGGGTCAAGCAGGCGTATGCGATCAGCGACCAGGAAAGCTTCCTCGCCGCGCGCGAACTGCTGCGCACTGAAGGCATCCTCGGCGGCTCGTCGACCGGCACACTGCTGGCCGCGGCGCTCAAGTACTGCCGCGCGCAGACCACGCCGAAGAAGGTGCTGGTGTTCGTTTGCGATACCGGAAACAAGTACCTGAGCAAGCTCTACAACGACTACTGGATGCTCGACAACGGCTTCCTGGAGCGTGAGACGCATGGCGACCTGCGCGATCTGATCCTGCGCCCGTATTCGCAGCGCGACACCGTCGTGCTGGCGCCGACCGACCTGCTGGTCACCGCCTACCAGCGCATGAAGCTTTACGAGATCTCCCAGCTGCCGGTCATGGAAGGCGACCGCATCGTGGGCATCCTCGACGAAAGCGACGTGTTGCTGCACGTCTATGGCGACGAAGCCCGCTTCCGCGAGCCGGTGGCGTCCGCGATGGTCAGCAAGCTCGACTTCCTCGACGTGAAATCGCCGGTGGAGGCATTGCTGCCGGTATTCGACCGAGGGCAGGTGGCCATCGTGACCGAGGGCGAGGAGTTCCTTGGGCTGATCACCCGGATCGATCTGCTGAACTATCTGCGCCGGCGGGTGCAGTAA
- the crp gene encoding cAMP-activated global transcriptional regulator CRP: protein MAPTPAALERFLSHCHRRRYPPRSDVFRPGDPAGTLYYVVSGSVSIITEEDDGRELILGYFGNGELVGEMGLFIDSDVREVILRTRTQCELAEISYERLYQLFDGVLANDATSIMYAIGAQLSRRLLDTSRKAGRLAFLDVTDRIIRTLHDLTREPEAMTHPQGTQLRISRQELARLVGCSREMAGRVLKKLQADGKLTARGKTIVLFGTR, encoded by the coding sequence ATGGCGCCCACGCCCGCCGCGCTCGAGCGCTTCCTTTCCCACTGCCACCGCCGGCGCTATCCGCCGCGCAGCGATGTATTCCGGCCCGGCGACCCCGCGGGCACGCTGTATTACGTCGTCAGCGGTTCGGTGAGCATCATTACCGAGGAGGACGACGGTCGCGAGCTGATCCTGGGCTACTTCGGCAATGGCGAGCTGGTTGGCGAGATGGGGCTGTTCATCGATTCGGACGTGCGCGAAGTGATCCTGCGCACCCGCACCCAGTGCGAGCTCGCCGAGATCAGCTACGAGCGGCTGTACCAGCTGTTCGACGGCGTACTCGCCAACGACGCGACATCGATCATGTACGCGATCGGCGCGCAACTGTCGCGGCGGCTGCTCGACACCAGTCGCAAGGCGGGACGTCTCGCCTTCCTCGACGTGACCGACCGCATCATCCGCACCCTGCACGACCTGACCCGCGAGCCGGAGGCGATGACCCACCCGCAGGGCACCCAGCTGCGGATCTCGCGACAGGAACTGGCGCGACTGGTCGGCTGCTCGCGGGAGATGGCCGGGCGCGTGCTGAAGAAGCTGCAGGCCGACGGCAAGCTGACCGCGCGCGGCAAGACCATCGTGCTGTTCGGAACCCGCTAG
- the rplM gene encoding 50S ribosomal protein L13, translating into MKTFTAKSETVQRDWYLVDATGKTLGRLSAEIAHRLRGKHKPVYTPHVDTGDYIIVVNAEKIAVTGKKMTDKLYHRFTGYIGNLKTETLGQALERHPERVIEIAVKGMLPKNPLGRAMYRKLKVYKGAEHPHAAQQPQPLEL; encoded by the coding sequence ATGAAGACTTTCACCGCCAAGTCCGAGACCGTCCAGCGCGACTGGTACCTCGTCGACGCCACCGGCAAGACGCTGGGCCGCCTGAGCGCGGAAATCGCCCACCGTCTGCGCGGCAAGCACAAGCCCGTCTACACCCCGCACGTCGATACCGGCGACTACATCATCGTGGTCAATGCCGAGAAGATCGCCGTGACCGGCAAGAAGATGACGGACAAGCTCTACCACCGTTTCACGGGCTACATCGGCAACCTGAAGACCGAGACCCTGGGCCAGGCGCTTGAGCGCCACCCGGAGCGCGTGATCGAGATTGCCGTCAAGGGCATGCTGCCGAAGAATCCGCTCGGCCGTGCCATGTACCGCAAGCTCAAGGTCTACAAGGGTGCCGAGCACCCGCACGCCGCTCAGCAGCCGCAGCCCCTGGAACTCTAA
- a CDS encoding DUF4398 domain-containing protein, translating to MNTSFAYIRPLLRCAVLASALALAACASTPPPTEELAAAQLSVARAGDADADQYAPQDLQQARRALEQAQAAMANQRSDEARTLALSASALADLAHARARQAATDSELAARRAEITDLRQQLRVEE from the coding sequence ATGAATACAAGCTTCGCATATATCCGCCCGCTGCTGCGGTGCGCAGTGCTCGCCAGCGCCCTGGCGCTCGCCGCGTGCGCGAGCACCCCGCCGCCGACCGAGGAACTCGCCGCCGCCCAGCTGTCGGTCGCACGAGCCGGCGATGCAGACGCCGACCAGTACGCGCCGCAGGACCTCCAGCAGGCGCGCCGCGCGCTGGAGCAGGCCCAGGCCGCGATGGCCAATCAGCGCAGTGACGAAGCGCGCACGCTGGCGCTGTCGGCCAGCGCCCTGGCCGATCTGGCACATGCGCGAGCCCGCCAGGCCGCGACCGACTCGGAGCTCGCGGCGCGCCGTGCCGAGATCACCGACCTGCGCCAACAGCTGCGGGTGGAGGAATGA
- a CDS encoding PilT/PilU family type 4a pilus ATPase produces the protein MDIGYFLKLMSEKKASDMFLSTGAPVYIKIEGKLYPLGSTGLPPGMVRKIAYSLMDEGQAQQFERDLELNMAYSLQDAGRFRVNVFKQRGETSMVIRAIRSNIPSIEELQLPQVLKDIIMAPRGLVLIVGSTGSGKSTTLASMIDHRNASTSGHILTIEDPIEYLHRHKRSLVNQREVGLDTLTFHNALKNAMREAPDVILIGEILDATTMEAAISFAETGHICLATLHSNNADQTIERILNFFPEAAHKNVLMNLALNLRAVVSQRLVEGIDGRRIPATEVLINTPMIRDLLRRGQVHEIKQAMEDSLEEGVESFDQCLFRLYKEGRIERETALRAADSRDGLDLKFRLSEGGTGSHDPYADVFATEQ, from the coding sequence ATGGATATCGGCTACTTTTTGAAGCTGATGAGCGAGAAGAAAGCGTCCGACATGTTCCTGAGCACCGGCGCACCGGTGTACATCAAGATCGAGGGCAAGCTGTATCCGCTGGGCAGCACCGGCCTGCCACCGGGCATGGTCCGCAAGATCGCCTATTCACTGATGGACGAGGGACAGGCCCAGCAGTTCGAGCGCGATCTCGAGCTCAACATGGCCTATTCGCTGCAGGACGCCGGGCGTTTCCGCGTCAACGTGTTCAAGCAGCGCGGCGAAACCAGCATGGTGATCCGTGCGATCCGCAGCAACATCCCGAGCATCGAGGAGCTGCAGCTGCCGCAGGTACTCAAGGACATCATCATGGCGCCGCGCGGGCTGGTGCTGATCGTCGGCTCCACCGGTTCGGGCAAGTCGACCACGCTCGCCTCGATGATCGACCACCGCAACGCCAGCACCTCGGGCCATATCCTCACGATCGAGGATCCGATCGAGTACCTGCACCGGCACAAGCGCTCGCTGGTCAACCAGCGCGAGGTGGGACTGGACACGCTGACCTTCCACAACGCGCTCAAGAACGCGATGCGCGAGGCGCCGGACGTGATCCTGATCGGCGAGATCCTCGACGCGACCACGATGGAGGCTGCGATCTCCTTCGCCGAGACCGGCCACATCTGTCTGGCGACGCTGCACTCCAACAACGCCGACCAGACCATCGAGCGCATCCTCAATTTCTTCCCCGAGGCCGCGCACAAGAACGTCCTGATGAACCTGGCGCTGAACCTGCGCGCGGTAGTCTCGCAGCGCCTGGTGGAAGGTATCGACGGCCGCCGGATCCCCGCCACCGAGGTGCTGATCAATACACCGATGATCCGTGACCTGCTCCGCCGCGGCCAGGTCCACGAGATCAAGCAGGCGATGGAGGATTCACTCGAGGAAGGCGTCGAATCCTTCGACCAGTGTCTGTTCCGGCTGTACAAGGAAGGCCGCATCGAGCGCGAGACGGCGCTGCGCGCCGCCGATTCGCGCGATGGACTGGATCTGAAGTTCCGCCTGTCGGAAGGCGGCACCGGCAGCCACGACCCCTATGCGGACGTGTTCGCCACCGAACAATGA
- a CDS encoding 2OG-Fe dioxygenase family protein, which yields MNAFPPPYTAVDDVVDALRTRGCAVLSPTTLAAICGVDLEALKAWRPGWDDLPPDAYLKDGGRYRRRRHSCFVQAGHRLTQVPHRAHWQSEDYNALHGGMHRWFEPMEPALLETPAWSTLVTGLGDVFSQVRDAGDWHVEAHQFRIDTTDGIGRPTPEGAHRDGVDFVAVLLVGRSGIKGGETRVFEAEGPAGQRFTLTEPWAALLLDDHRVIHESTPIQPVDKAGHRDTLVLTYRAGAFQGED from the coding sequence ATGAACGCCTTCCCGCCGCCCTATACCGCCGTCGACGACGTGGTCGACGCCCTGCGCACCCGTGGTTGCGCCGTGCTGTCGCCGACGACGCTCGCAGCGATCTGCGGCGTGGATCTCGAAGCCCTCAAGGCCTGGCGCCCCGGCTGGGATGACCTGCCGCCGGATGCGTATCTCAAGGATGGCGGGCGCTACCGCCGACGCCGGCACAGCTGCTTCGTCCAGGCGGGCCACAGGCTGACCCAGGTGCCGCATCGTGCGCACTGGCAGTCGGAGGACTACAACGCGCTGCACGGCGGCATGCATCGATGGTTCGAGCCGATGGAGCCTGCGCTGCTGGAGACCCCGGCGTGGTCCACGCTGGTCACCGGGCTCGGCGACGTGTTCTCGCAGGTGCGCGATGCCGGCGACTGGCATGTCGAAGCCCACCAGTTCCGCATCGACACGACCGACGGGATCGGACGGCCGACGCCTGAAGGGGCGCACCGCGATGGCGTCGATTTCGTCGCGGTGCTGCTCGTGGGGCGCAGCGGCATCAAGGGGGGCGAGACCCGGGTGTTCGAAGCCGAAGGCCCGGCCGGGCAACGTTTCACACTGACCGAGCCGTGGGCGGCGCTGCTGCTCGACGACCACCGCGTGATCCACGAATCCACGCCGATCCAGCCGGTCGACAAGGCCGGGCATCGCGATACGCTGGTGCTGACTTATCGCGCAGGCGCGTTCCAGGGCGAGGACTGA
- a CDS encoding haloacid dehalogenase-like hydrolase, translating into MLKDTAANEAARTVVFDFDHTLYDGDSGTHLFRWLITRSAWRTALALLAAPLLGPMIAFLPTRRWGISGFVWIGTVGMHSRGLLDRLIDRYVAENAAQIRPKLLPIALDVLHAHRVAGDNVVIATGAPPELARAILAFVAHEAVPVVGTAVGPRFGAVVARRHCHAEEKMRMLRERGYGAIDIAYSDSSADLPLLKAARAPVVVNPKPGTIAMFRRTLPPGTPVLNWGCVDRGGDPVKASGGE; encoded by the coding sequence TTGCTCAAGGACACGGCGGCGAACGAGGCTGCGCGGACCGTGGTCTTCGATTTCGACCACACGCTCTATGACGGGGATTCGGGCACGCATCTCTTTCGTTGGCTGATCACCCGCAGCGCGTGGCGCACGGCGCTGGCGTTGCTGGCCGCGCCGCTGCTCGGGCCGATGATCGCGTTCCTGCCGACGCGCCGCTGGGGCATCTCCGGGTTCGTCTGGATCGGCACGGTGGGCATGCACAGCCGCGGCCTGCTGGACCGGCTGATCGACCGCTACGTTGCCGAAAACGCAGCGCAGATCCGCCCCAAGCTGCTGCCGATCGCGCTGGACGTGCTGCACGCGCATCGCGTCGCCGGGGACAACGTGGTCATCGCGACCGGCGCGCCGCCGGAACTGGCGCGCGCCATTCTTGCCTTCGTCGCGCACGAGGCGGTGCCGGTGGTCGGCACCGCGGTCGGGCCGCGGTTTGGTGCCGTCGTCGCCAGGCGTCACTGCCATGCCGAAGAGAAGATGCGCATGCTGCGCGAGCGCGGATATGGCGCGATCGATATCGCCTACTCCGACTCCTCGGCCGATCTGCCGCTGCTGAAGGCCGCAAGGGCCCCGGTGGTGGTGAACCCCAAGCCCGGCACCATTGCGATGTTCCGGCGCACGCTCCCGCCCGGAACGCCGGTGCTCAACTGGGGCTGCGTGGATCGCGGCGGCGATCCGGTCAAGGCCTCAGGCGGCGAGTAG